Proteins found in one Nitrospinota bacterium genomic segment:
- a CDS encoding NAD(P)-binding domain-containing protein: MDALLNLVIQNITLIAGAVIILAVVGPYLLLQKRGSQKMSKEIERAKQYGLSEPATIHPKVNRAICIGSGSCINACPEKNVLGIVDNKAEAVYASRCVGHGACARACPVGAIELVFGTEKRGVDIPQVMPNFESNMEHIFIAGELGGMGLIRNAMTQGMESVGYIEEDLKAGHFPKEPGVYDLLIVGAGPAGLAASLTAKSKNLNYILLDQEEEFGGAILSYPRAKVVMTRPVEVPIYGKIRTGELSKEQLLALWKDIIAKAQLEVNGNEKVLSLTRDTTKFIVKTSKRELLTRFVLLAIGRRGTPRKLGVPGEKLPKVMYRLLEPEHYNGQKILVVGGGDSAVEAAVALAKQEGNEVTLSYRGPTFSRIKAGNQTRIDAAVKAGKVTLMMESNVREIKANAVTLEQKGQTAAIPNDSVFIFAGGILPNDFLKECGIAIETKFGTR; this comes from the coding sequence ATGGACGCGTTGCTGAACCTTGTCATTCAAAACATCACCCTGATCGCGGGGGCGGTGATCATTCTGGCGGTGGTGGGACCCTACCTGCTTCTGCAAAAGCGCGGCTCCCAAAAAATGTCGAAGGAGATCGAGCGGGCCAAGCAGTACGGCCTCTCCGAGCCGGCCACCATCCATCCCAAGGTGAACCGGGCCATCTGCATCGGTTCCGGCAGCTGCATCAACGCCTGTCCCGAAAAAAATGTGCTGGGGATCGTGGATAACAAGGCGGAAGCGGTTTACGCATCCCGCTGCGTCGGCCACGGCGCCTGCGCCCGCGCCTGCCCGGTGGGGGCCATCGAACTGGTGTTCGGCACGGAAAAGCGCGGCGTGGACATTCCGCAGGTGATGCCGAACTTCGAATCCAACATGGAGCATATATTCATCGCCGGCGAACTGGGCGGCATGGGGCTTATCCGCAACGCGATGACGCAGGGGATGGAATCCGTCGGCTATATCGAGGAAGACCTCAAGGCCGGGCATTTTCCCAAGGAGCCGGGCGTATACGATCTCCTCATCGTGGGCGCCGGGCCCGCCGGGCTGGCCGCCTCGCTTACCGCCAAGAGCAAGAACCTGAATTACATCCTGCTCGACCAAGAAGAGGAATTCGGCGGCGCGATCCTCTCCTATCCGCGCGCCAAGGTGGTCATGACCCGTCCGGTGGAAGTGCCGATCTACGGAAAAATAAGAACCGGCGAGTTGAGCAAGGAACAGCTTCTTGCGCTCTGGAAGGACATCATCGCCAAGGCGCAGCTCGAAGTGAACGGCAACGAAAAGGTGCTGAGCCTCACGCGCGATACCACGAAGTTCATCGTGAAAACCTCCAAGAGGGAACTGTTGACCCGCTTTGTGCTTCTGGCCATAGGCCGCCGCGGCACGCCGCGCAAACTGGGGGTGCCGGGCGAAAAGCTCCCCAAGGTCATGTACCGCCTGCTGGAGCCGGAGCATTACAACGGACAGAAGATATTGGTGGTGGGCGGGGGCGACAGCGCCGTGGAAGCGGCCGTCGCGCTCGCCAAACAGGAGGGGAACGAAGTGACGCTCTCCTACCGCGGCCCAACCTTCTCCCGCATCAAGGCGGGGAACCAAACACGGATTGACGCGGCGGTGAAGGCCGGCAAGGTGACGCTGATGATGGAATCAAACGTGCGGGAGATCAAGGCAAATGCGGTGACGTTGGAACAGAAGGGGCAAACCGCCGCCATTCCCAACGACTCGGTGTTCATTTTCGCCGGCGGCATCCTGCCGAACGACTTCCTGAAAGAGTGCGGCATCGCCATCGAAACCAAGTTCGGCACCCGTTAA
- a CDS encoding lipase, which produces MQNADDIRICFIGDSFVNGTGDTECLGWAGRVCQIANSKGSKITFYNLGVRRDTSADVKLRWKREAASRLTGPFSGRIVLSFGVNDTAIVKGKQRVSFGDSVKNLRAILTPAMKQYGVIMVGPPPVSDPAHNKRIARLSAAYAAAAKKLGVPYLDIFTPLSKSALWMEEIDGHDKHHPDGGGYTLLAALVLEWEQWWFR; this is translated from the coding sequence ATGCAAAACGCTGACGATATCCGCATCTGTTTTATCGGCGACTCGTTCGTCAATGGAACGGGCGACACCGAGTGTCTCGGATGGGCCGGCCGGGTCTGTCAGATCGCCAACAGCAAGGGGAGTAAAATCACTTTTTACAACCTCGGGGTGCGGCGGGACACCTCGGCGGACGTGAAGCTGCGCTGGAAGCGTGAAGCCGCGAGCCGGCTGACGGGGCCGTTCAGCGGACGGATCGTCCTCTCCTTTGGCGTAAACGACACCGCCATCGTCAAAGGCAAGCAGCGGGTATCCTTCGGCGATTCCGTCAAGAACCTGCGGGCCATCCTCACCCCCGCGATGAAACAGTATGGCGTCATCATGGTCGGTCCGCCGCCGGTATCCGACCCGGCGCACAACAAACGGATCGCCCGGCTTTCCGCCGCTTACGCCGCCGCCGCCAAAAAGCTGGGCGTGCCATACCTCGACATCTTCACCCCCTTGAGCAAATCGGCCTTGTGGATGGAGGAAATTGACGGCCACGACAAGCACCACCCCGACGGCGGCGGCTATACGCTTCTCGCCGCGCTGGTGCTGGAGTGGGAACAGTGGTGGTTCCGCTAA